A section of the Stenotrophomonas acidaminiphila genome encodes:
- a CDS encoding oxidoreductase-like protein, translating into MNPIPIPTPDPDPRPTPPEEPGPNECCGSGCPLCVLDLYADELARYRQALAAWKLRHPDAQD; encoded by the coding sequence ATGAACCCGATTCCCATCCCCACGCCCGACCCGGACCCGCGGCCGACGCCGCCGGAGGAGCCGGGGCCCAACGAATGCTGCGGCAGCGGCTGTCCGCTGTGTGTGCTGGACCTGTATGCCGACGAGCTGGCGCGCTACCGGCAGGCGCTGGCGGCGTGGAAGCTGCGGCATCCGGACGCGCAGGACTGA
- a CDS encoding acid virulence protein B — MAHASLALVVVMASGLLAAPALALEPVSHGRFERVPVLLPDGPVQRVVVWFAGEGDAAPRQARLQALRRDGALVVDVDTRHLAGVLAKEGGSCGFSAGDVENFSRYVQAYLRVPTYHLPILGGDGAGAALAYAVSAQSGPDVFAGLLTEDFCPRLGDTRMICGDGIHGGTLLPVALGFPWLEAAPGHAPRCPAGEVEAFVRAVPLARRFQRTAAGSALPGEVAAARVLGAQRGVSLPPVPHELDGLPLVEVPAAGNGDTFAVFVSGDGGWAGLDKEVAGALAQAGIPVVGVDSLRYFWSARTPAGFAADLDRIARHYARQWQRPKLLLLGFSQGADVLPAAINRLSADTASMLAMTALLSVGTHADYEFHVSNWLGGDGDGLPIAPEMRRLPAARTVCVYGQDDDDALCPRLPAGSAQVVRLPGDHHFQGDYAGLARVILQRLRGLSSTAGADPAK; from the coding sequence ATGGCACATGCGTCGCTCGCTCTGGTGGTGGTGATGGCGTCGGGCCTGCTGGCGGCGCCGGCACTGGCGCTGGAGCCGGTCAGCCATGGCCGTTTCGAACGGGTGCCGGTGCTGTTGCCCGATGGACCGGTGCAGCGGGTGGTGGTCTGGTTCGCCGGTGAGGGCGACGCCGCGCCGCGGCAGGCACGGCTGCAGGCGCTGCGCCGCGATGGCGCGCTGGTGGTGGACGTCGATACCCGCCACCTGGCCGGGGTGCTGGCGAAGGAAGGCGGCAGCTGCGGGTTCTCCGCCGGCGACGTGGAGAACTTCTCGCGCTATGTGCAGGCCTATCTGCGGGTGCCGACCTACCACCTGCCGATCCTCGGCGGCGATGGCGCCGGGGCCGCGCTGGCCTACGCGGTGTCCGCGCAGTCCGGTCCGGACGTGTTCGCCGGCCTGCTCACCGAGGATTTCTGCCCGCGCCTGGGCGATACGCGGATGATCTGCGGCGACGGCATCCACGGTGGCACGCTGCTGCCGGTGGCGCTGGGCTTCCCGTGGCTGGAGGCCGCGCCGGGGCATGCCCCGCGCTGTCCGGCGGGCGAGGTCGAGGCCTTCGTGCGGGCGGTGCCGCTGGCGCGGCGCTTCCAGCGCACTGCCGCCGGCAGCGCGCTGCCCGGCGAGGTTGCCGCGGCGCGGGTACTGGGCGCGCAGCGTGGGGTGAGCCTGCCGCCGGTGCCACATGAGCTGGACGGCCTGCCGCTGGTCGAGGTGCCGGCCGCCGGCAACGGCGACACCTTCGCCGTGTTCGTGTCCGGCGACGGTGGCTGGGCCGGGCTGGACAAGGAGGTCGCCGGCGCGCTGGCGCAGGCCGGCATCCCGGTGGTGGGCGTGGATTCGCTGCGCTATTTCTGGAGTGCGCGCACGCCGGCCGGCTTCGCCGCCGACCTGGACCGCATTGCCCGCCATTACGCGCGGCAGTGGCAGCGCCCGAAGCTGCTGCTGCTCGGCTTCTCGCAGGGCGCCGACGTGCTGCCGGCGGCGATCAACCGGCTGTCCGCCGATACCGCCTCGATGCTGGCGATGACCGCGTTGCTGTCGGTGGGCACGCACGCCGACTACGAGTTCCACGTCAGCAACTGGCTGGGGGGCGATGGCGACGGGCTGCCGATCGCGCCGGAGATGCGCCGGCTGCCGGCAGCACGCACCGTCTGCGTCTACGGCCAGGACGACGACGATGCGCTGTGCCCGCGGCTGCCGGCCGGGTCGGCGCAGGTCGTGCGCCTGCCCGGCGACCATCACTTCCAGGGCGATTACGCCGGGCTGGCGCGGGTGATCCTGCAGCGGCTGCGTGGGCTCAGTTCGACTGCCGGCGCGGATCCAGCGAAATGA